From the Mycoplasmatota bacterium genome, one window contains:
- a CDS encoding TetR/AcrR family transcriptional regulator produces MEDHKKNFEKKQELIDAAIEEFGNNGYEKASLNNILKAAGISKGTFYYHFKNKEDLYFYLLTFMAEDKQKFFQDRLTMELFNQDFFTIFEKLIEFALEFATQNPQINKFAESYMKEKNNLIYQKIVEHFGDQRVDFFDAIIDKAYQKGEIRQDISIEFQKNMVYYLMTHVVEIADIIEIEDFKKASIELIKFIRHGLENSNNN; encoded by the coding sequence ATGGAAGATCATAAGAAAAATTTTGAGAAAAAACAGGAATTAATCGATGCAGCTATAGAAGAGTTTGGAAATAATGGGTATGAGAAAGCATCATTAAATAATATTTTAAAAGCAGCAGGGATTAGTAAAGGAACATTTTATTATCATTTTAAAAATAAAGAAGATCTTTATTTTTATCTATTGACCTTTATGGCAGAAGATAAACAGAAATTTTTTCAAGATAGATTAACAATGGAATTATTTAATCAAGATTTCTTTACCATATTTGAAAAATTAATTGAATTTGCCTTAGAATTTGCGACTCAAAATCCACAAATTAATAAATTTGCAGAAAGTTATATGAAAGAAAAAAATAATCTAATTTATCAAAAGATTGTTGAACATTTTGGTGATCAAAGAGTAGACTTTTTCGATGCTATTATTGATAAAGCTTATCAAAAAGGTGAAATTCGACAAGATATATCAATTGAGTTTCAGAAAAATATGGTTTATTACTTAATGACACATGTGGTTGAAATTGCTGATATCATAGAAATAGAAGATTTCAAAAAAGCATCGATAGAATTAATTAAATTTATCCGACATGGTCTAGAAAATTCAAATAATAATTAG